A section of the Malus sylvestris chromosome 17, drMalSylv7.2, whole genome shotgun sequence genome encodes:
- the LOC126611022 gene encoding uncharacterized protein LOC126611022, with product MEDKNKDHSVTDIDSNDLRQHFQFAHAIAVAMGNNCPTAEWHSWKDVPKNAKKAVMEELLGKYTLDDDTNEQVMKLTEDALEGGYHRWRYEVQRNGGPSK from the exons ATGGAGGATAAAAACAAGGATCATAGCGTGACCGACATTGACTCGAATGATTTGAGGCAGCATTTTCAATTCGCACATGCGATTGCTGTAGCCATGGGGAACAATTGTCCTACTGCTGAGTGGCATTCTTGGAAAGATGTGCCCAAGAATGCGAAGAAGGCCGTGATGGAAGAATTATTA GGTAAATATACTCTTGATGATGATACGAACGAACAGGTGATGAAGTTGACGGAGGATGCATTGGAGGGAGGATACCATAGGTGGCGTTATGAAGTCCAGCGGAA